Proteins from a single region of Melanotaenia boesemani isolate fMelBoe1 chromosome 3, fMelBoe1.pri, whole genome shotgun sequence:
- the smug1 gene encoding single-strand-selective monofunctional uracil-DNA glycosylase 1 yields the protein MLDDNSYRNETANVARAGSERGLPLRSSEERVLNPADGTPSSRFLRAELELNAHLRNLKFGEPVCYVYNPLLYAWDTHRCYVETYCQGGQRILFLGMNPGPFGMAQTGVPFGEVRSVVDWLKITGEVGRPDNEHPKRRIMGLGCTQSEVSGARFWGFFRKLCGEPARFFQHCFVHNLCPLIFMSASGKNLTPPDLPPAEREKLLALCDTALCQVVEVLKVSMVIGVGRVAEQRARRALSAASIDVRVEGIMHPSPRNPKANKGWEEIAKAKLIELDVLPLLSNT from the exons ATGTTAGATGATAATTCGTATAGAAACGAAACTGCAAACGTCGCCAGAGCAGGTTCGGAGAGGGGTTTGCCCCTTCGTAGTTCAGAGGAACGGGTTTTGAACCCTGCTGATGGGACCCCTTCCTCCAGGTTCCTCCGCGCTGAACTGGAGTTGAACGCACATCTTCGTAACCTTAAATTCGGCGAACCAGTCTGCTACGTTTACAACCCGCTGCTGTACGCCTGGGACACCCACCGCTGCTACGTGGAGACGTACTGTCAGGGCGGACAAAGGATCTTGTTTTTGGGGATGAATCCTGGACCGTTCGGAATGGCACAAACCGGG GTTCCATTCGGTGAGGTGAGGTCAGTGGTTGACTGGCTCAAGATAACAGGGGAGGTTGGTCGTCCTGACAACGAGCACCCAAAGCGGCGGATCATGGGCCTTGGCTGCACTCAAAGTGAAGTGAGCGGAGCACGTTTTTGGGGTTTCTTCAGGAAACTGTGTGGTGAACCGGCGCGGTTTTTCCAACACTGCTTTGTGCATAATCTGTGCCCACTGATCTTCATGAGTGCCAGTGGGAAGAATTTAACACCACCTGACCTGCCTCCAGCTGAACGAGAGAAACTGCTGGCTCTGTGTGACACTGCTCTGTGCCAAGTGGTGGAGGTACTCAAAGTCTCCATGGTTATCGGTGTAGGAAGGGTGGCGGAGCAGCGGGCGCGACGAGCTCTGTCTGCTGCAAGTATCGATGTTCGAGTTGAGGGTATTATGCATCcatcacccaggaacccgaAGGCCAATAAGGGCTGGGAGGAAATAGCTAAAGCCAAGCTGATAGAACTTGATGTTCTTCCACTACTGAGTAACACTTGA